In Aristaeella hokkaidonensis, the following are encoded in one genomic region:
- a CDS encoding DUF2441 domain-containing protein, with protein sequence MISDIPKHKGEHILLDENHPNGVHQRVYAQMETVKDIYKNPEAYRGKELTHVVDVALRELALEKVRKEKYPHYPSRMASLYVSRTYEEAEQWGDYFAKIGRPTYGIAKIKVNGNTFTGDAYKCFDGSIDEEENIRQAEIYWQNGPNEDGSQPIVEILADGDIEVVEIMKEINANIPE encoded by the coding sequence GTGATATCAGATATCCCCAAACATAAAGGGGAACATATCCTGCTGGATGAAAACCACCCCAACGGCGTTCACCAGCGGGTTTATGCACAGATGGAAACCGTGAAGGATATCTACAAGAACCCGGAAGCCTACCGGGGAAAAGAACTGACCCATGTGGTGGACGTAGCCCTGCGGGAACTGGCGCTGGAAAAAGTCCGGAAAGAAAAATACCCCCACTATCCGTCCCGGATGGCCTCGCTGTATGTATCCCGGACCTATGAGGAAGCGGAACAGTGGGGAGACTATTTTGCAAAGATCGGCCGTCCGACCTACGGAATCGCGAAAATCAAGGTGAACGGAAACACGTTTACCGGCGACGCCTACAAATGCTTTGACGGTTCAATTGACGAAGAGGAAAACATCCGGCAGGCGGAAATTTACTGGCAGAACGGCCCGAACGAGGACGGGAGTCAACCCATTGTGGAGATCCTTGCGGACGGGGATATTGAAGTGGTGGAGATCATGAAGGAGATCAATGCCAATATTCCCGAATAA
- a CDS encoding aldo/keto reductase produces MIKGYSRDGFSRLMLGTHLGDFTDEVSESYRDAIAFALQNGISSIDGAINYRGMRSEKDEGTAVQELISSGKLRREDFCITSKAGLLFGDITERTNPRMYLEKHLKPCGITEDDFCEYDGLFQTLNPVFFEIALEKSLQNLGLETIDVHYIHIPEITRAGTDLATFYDRMENLFRWYESKVAEGRIRYYGLALEFMGTEPEKEKWHFELEELKKRALKAGNGGSHLKYVIYEYNKLCPYPVTVASQRVGGEPVTLAEACRRLNFETVASMPFAMGNALKQYSVRELLEFALGGADHVIVGSKSKEHIRELLAYVNEKQI; encoded by the coding sequence ATGATCAAGGGATATTCCAGGGACGGATTTTCACGGCTGATGCTGGGTACACACCTGGGGGATTTTACGGATGAAGTATCCGAAAGCTACCGGGACGCAATTGCATTTGCGCTGCAGAACGGTATTTCATCCATAGACGGTGCGATCAATTACAGGGGAATGCGGTCGGAAAAAGATGAAGGCACAGCCGTTCAGGAACTGATCAGCAGCGGGAAGCTCCGGCGGGAGGATTTTTGTATCACCTCCAAAGCAGGGCTGCTCTTCGGCGATATTACAGAAAGAACCAATCCGCGGATGTACCTGGAAAAACACCTGAAACCCTGCGGGATTACGGAAGATGACTTCTGTGAATATGACGGGCTTTTCCAGACGCTGAATCCCGTTTTCTTTGAGATTGCGCTTGAAAAGAGCCTGCAGAATCTCGGACTGGAAACGATTGATGTTCACTATATTCATATTCCGGAGATTACCCGTGCCGGGACAGATCTGGCAACGTTCTATGACAGGATGGAGAACCTGTTCCGCTGGTATGAAAGCAAAGTGGCAGAAGGAAGGATCCGGTACTACGGGCTGGCCCTCGAGTTTATGGGTACGGAGCCGGAAAAGGAAAAATGGCATTTTGAACTGGAAGAGCTGAAAAAGAGAGCCCTGAAGGCGGGAAACGGCGGAAGCCATCTGAAATATGTTATCTATGAGTACAACAAGTTATGTCCGTATCCGGTGACGGTTGCCAGCCAGAGGGTGGGCGGGGAACCGGTAACGCTGGCGGAGGCATGCCGCAGGCTGAACTTTGAAACAGTTGCCAGTATGCCTTTTGCGATGGGAAACGCACTGAAACAGTATTCTGTCCGGGAATTGCTGGAATTCGCACTGGGCGGAGCGGATCATGTGATCGTCGGAAGCAAAAGCAAAGAACATATCCGGGAACTGCTGGCATATGTAAATGAGAAACAGATCTGA
- a CDS encoding Type 1 glutamine amidotransferase-like domain-containing protein, translated as MRVMLTSCGLETKKIEEAFLKFLGKAPEQANALFIPTAAIDADAIEVLPKCMEDLLKVGIPKKNVRVFDLHQNMPVEELKTFDVVYLCGGRTSYLLGRINDTGFRETLMSYIRENGFVIGVSAGSLIFASNLPDNLGLVDTKMDVHCEHGDLPGPVSFPLKANTKLTNTAAMLIRSIPDDVEIIDD; from the coding sequence ATGCGGGTAATGTTGACATCCTGCGGCCTGGAGACGAAGAAGATCGAAGAAGCGTTCCTGAAATTCCTGGGTAAAGCGCCGGAACAGGCCAATGCGCTTTTTATTCCCACAGCCGCCATTGACGCGGATGCCATTGAAGTGCTGCCGAAGTGCATGGAAGACCTGCTGAAAGTCGGCATCCCGAAGAAGAACGTCCGGGTTTTTGACCTGCATCAGAATATGCCTGTTGAGGAACTGAAAACCTTTGACGTAGTGTATCTGTGCGGCGGCCGGACTTCATACCTGCTTGGCAGGATCAATGACACGGGTTTTCGTGAAACACTCATGTCCTATATCCGAGAGAATGGTTTTGTAATCGGCGTCAGCGCCGGAAGCCTGATTTTTGCCAGCAACCTTCCGGATAACCTGGGGTTGGTGGATACAAAGATGGACGTTCATTGTGAACATGGAGATCTGCCGGGACCGGTATCTTTTCCGCTGAAAGCGAATACAAAACTGACAAATACGGCGGCAATGCTGATCAGGAGCATTCCGGATGATGTTGAAATTATAGATGACTGA
- a CDS encoding DUF6273 domain-containing protein, which produces MKRAWVLCLILAMLSFASCALADLYATEYGVKFGMTPQEVQDIETENSHDLKGDYQDTKSYQLYYETDIHFYSLKCTRMQYDFDINDRLLFQVYYVSKGGAADFAYIKSLVTAQYGSPVNDKSDSGEYSLLYDQIGKDSHIDVTHWLIPDQNLGIDLWYNDYNTVFASFYDTSNPASYGALPQYYMDETGISFAYMDGWDAMPFSFKPLMISFTHRRDTQTSVQYMQMDLWENLKEYYEPMGFKREDIGPDFLEDDIVSLLMQPIEPQNLRIKKYGSIDFRVFEYQTDNNGASPDLYYCTAALTMRDGYVHMFQLSSVSKHDESMPAFETLLSTVSFEGAPATSSSNVPTINAPSSKAASIDLGSIVTFGRYEQDNKTTNGKEPIEWIVIGIDGDNVNLISKDILDLQRYNVQKVDITWASCNLRNWLNNDFFNSSFTLDEQRAMKRWSYADTDGSQLKDYVYCLSASEVEAIWPAQQDRAALVTDYVFALSDYTNGTKSGQWWLRSESEYNGLFRTAQDVYGSGSIGVDNFRSATVGVRPCICVDASSVDVISSKTPAVTSSNNKGKRVTLTASNVEQYFDIELTGKSFEGNKLTVSYDIAPKKKDYSQEEESSNEIIIRLIVYAYDEKGSTNSIAEKSYSTILKKQSDYSASGKIEVILPTSTLETVYWNHDIDSCTGTIVDIQ; this is translated from the coding sequence ATGAAGAGAGCGTGGGTGCTGTGTTTGATCCTGGCAATGCTGTCTTTTGCTTCTTGTGCGTTGGCAGACTTATATGCAACAGAATATGGAGTCAAATTCGGAATGACGCCACAGGAAGTTCAAGATATTGAAACGGAGAACAGCCATGACCTTAAGGGAGACTATCAGGACACAAAGTCATATCAGCTTTATTATGAGACAGATATCCATTTTTATTCTTTAAAATGTACCAGAATGCAATATGACTTTGATATTAATGATCGTTTGCTATTCCAAGTATATTATGTCTCAAAAGGCGGAGCAGCCGATTTTGCATATATTAAGAGTTTAGTAACTGCACAGTACGGTTCTCCCGTAAATGACAAAAGTGACTCTGGCGAGTATTCACTGTTGTATGATCAGATTGGTAAAGACAGCCATATTGATGTTACACATTGGCTCATTCCAGATCAGAATTTAGGAATTGACCTGTGGTATAATGATTATAATACAGTTTTTGCTTCTTTCTATGACACATCGAATCCGGCATCATATGGAGCGCTCCCTCAGTATTATATGGATGAAACCGGTATTTCTTTTGCATATATGGATGGATGGGATGCAATGCCGTTCTCATTCAAGCCATTAATGATTTCCTTTACACACAGGCGAGATACACAGACATCTGTCCAGTATATGCAGATGGACTTGTGGGAAAATCTGAAAGAATACTATGAACCAATGGGCTTTAAAAGAGAAGATATTGGCCCTGATTTCTTAGAGGATGATATTGTTTCTTTGCTTATGCAACCGATAGAACCTCAGAACCTGAGAATTAAAAAATACGGCTCTATTGATTTTAGAGTTTTTGAGTATCAGACAGATAATAATGGAGCCTCACCTGATTTGTATTATTGCACTGCTGCGCTGACTATGCGGGACGGTTATGTACACATGTTCCAACTCTCATCAGTATCAAAGCATGATGAGAGTATGCCAGCGTTTGAAACACTGTTATCAACAGTATCATTTGAGGGTGCTCCTGCTACCTCTTCATCAAACGTACCGACTATAAACGCTCCAAGCAGCAAAGCTGCTTCAATTGACTTAGGTTCAATAGTTACATTTGGGCGTTATGAGCAAGACAACAAAACTACTAATGGTAAAGAACCGATTGAATGGATTGTCATAGGTATAGATGGCGATAATGTAAATCTCATTTCGAAAGATATTCTCGACCTTCAGAGGTATAATGTCCAGAAAGTTGATATTACGTGGGCTTCTTGCAATTTACGGAATTGGCTGAACAACGATTTCTTCAATTCCTCTTTTACACTTGATGAACAAAGGGCCATGAAGCGGTGGTCATATGCAGATACAGATGGCTCACAATTGAAAGACTATGTATATTGCCTTTCTGCAAGCGAAGTTGAGGCAATTTGGCCTGCTCAGCAAGATCGTGCGGCTCTTGTCACAGATTACGTATTTGCATTATCTGACTATACAAATGGGACAAAGTCTGGTCAGTGGTGGCTTCGTTCAGAAAGCGAGTATAACGGCCTTTTTCGTACAGCACAGGATGTGTATGGCTCAGGCTCGATTGGGGTGGACAATTTCCGTAGCGCAACGGTTGGTGTAAGACCGTGTATCTGTGTGGATGCTTCTTCCGTTGATGTCATTTCATCAAAGACACCGGCTGTAACATCTTCGAATAATAAAGGCAAAAGGGTCACATTGACTGCGAGCAATGTTGAGCAGTATTTTGACATTGAATTGACAGGAAAGTCTTTTGAAGGCAACAAGCTGACAGTTTCTTATGATATTGCACCGAAAAAGAAAGATTATTCGCAAGAAGAAGAATCATCAAATGAAATTATCATTCGGCTTATTGTGTATGCATATGATGAAAAGGGATCAACAAACTCAATTGCGGAAAAAAGCTACTCAACTATATTGAAAAAGCAGAGTGATTATTCTGCCTCAGGGAAGATAGAGGTAATCTTGCCAACCAGTACTCTGGAAACAGTGTATTGGAATCACGACATAGATAGTTGTACAGGTACAATCGTGGATATACAATAA
- a CDS encoding SPL family radical SAM protein yields MHFVDAKGILTGGKGHYGMNIYRGCSHGCIYCDSRSKCYQFTHAFEDIEVKQNAPELLEQALKSKRQKAMIGTGSMSDPYMHCEEQLGLTRKCLEIISKYGFGAAVQTKSDRILRDIDLLEEINRKAKCVVQITLTTYDEKLCGILEPNVCKTRRRIEVLEAMRERGIPTVVWMTPILPFINDTEENIRAILEACGRVKVKGIICFDMGLTLREGDREYYYAALDRHFPGLKEKYIRTYGNAYEVSSPNREPLMRLFRMFCREHGMMYKPDECFNYMGTLPDRFEQMTFLDL; encoded by the coding sequence ATGCATTTTGTGGACGCAAAAGGAATCCTGACCGGCGGTAAAGGCCATTACGGGATGAATATTTACCGCGGCTGCTCCCACGGCTGTATCTACTGCGACAGCCGGAGCAAATGCTATCAGTTCACCCATGCGTTTGAAGACATTGAGGTCAAGCAGAACGCGCCGGAGCTGCTGGAGCAGGCGCTGAAATCCAAACGACAGAAGGCGATGATCGGGACCGGATCCATGTCGGATCCCTATATGCACTGCGAAGAGCAGCTCGGCCTGACCCGGAAATGCCTGGAGATCATCAGCAAATACGGCTTCGGGGCTGCGGTACAGACCAAGTCTGACCGGATCCTGCGGGATATCGACCTGCTGGAGGAGATTAACCGAAAAGCCAAATGCGTGGTCCAGATCACACTGACCACATATGATGAAAAGCTGTGCGGGATCCTGGAACCGAACGTATGCAAAACCCGGCGGCGGATTGAAGTGCTGGAAGCCATGCGGGAACGAGGCATTCCCACGGTGGTCTGGATGACGCCGATCCTGCCGTTTATCAACGATACAGAGGAAAACATCCGGGCGATCCTGGAGGCCTGTGGCCGGGTGAAAGTGAAAGGGATCATCTGCTTCGATATGGGGCTGACGCTCCGCGAGGGAGACCGGGAATACTATTACGCGGCACTGGACAGGCATTTCCCCGGACTGAAGGAAAAGTACATCAGGACATACGGGAATGCCTACGAGGTATCCAGCCCGAACCGGGAACCGCTGATGCGCCTGTTCCGGATGTTCTGCCGGGAACACGGGATGATGTACAAACCGGATGAGTGCTTCAACTATATGGGCACGCTGCCTGACAGGTTTGAACAGATGACGTTCCTGGATCTGTAA
- a CDS encoding GNAT family N-acetyltransferase, with protein sequence MNHCETVQLETERLVLRRFQLSDAPDFYKNVTSDPEVNRFLTWENDKSVADTEALMMDFIQRYEDPERYCWAIVMKESGEVIGTLAATNIRKNTRAVEVSYSIGKNWWGKGITAEALQKVMDFLFNQVGFNRIEAGYDVSNPNSGKVLEKVGMRREGLLRQAGRNNQGIYDRVIYAKLKSDE encoded by the coding sequence ATGAACCACTGCGAAACCGTACAGCTGGAAACCGAAAGGCTGGTCCTGCGGCGTTTTCAGCTGTCCGACGCACCGGATTTCTATAAAAACGTCACTTCAGATCCAGAAGTCAACCGGTTCCTCACCTGGGAAAACGACAAAAGCGTTGCCGATACTGAAGCGCTGATGATGGACTTCATTCAGCGGTATGAAGACCCGGAAAGATACTGCTGGGCCATCGTGATGAAAGAAAGCGGAGAAGTGATTGGCACCCTCGCCGCCACAAACATCCGGAAAAATACCCGTGCGGTGGAAGTCTCCTACTCCATCGGCAAAAACTGGTGGGGAAAAGGGATTACAGCGGAAGCCCTGCAAAAGGTCATGGACTTTCTGTTTAACCAGGTAGGCTTCAACCGGATTGAAGCCGGTTATGACGTGAGCAATCCCAATTCCGGCAAAGTCCTGGAAAAAGTCGGCATGCGCCGGGAGGGTCTCCTCCGCCAGGCCGGGCGAAACAACCAGGGCATTTATGACCGGGTGATCTACGCCAAACTGAAATCAGACGAGTAA
- a CDS encoding GNAT family N-acetyltransferase, with product MRELEYKEIYRLEECLKELAEHHNEVSTGFKGCYPKRPFAETLESFREGIQSGKSRIAVVEENGRILGFCKTDVCGAEGKIDYLIVLKEARGGGYGNDLMDWAMNTLKQSGVNRIEVRVVDGNDAIRFYEKYGFRINAQILRMNV from the coding sequence ATGAGGGAGCTGGAATATAAGGAGATATACAGGCTGGAGGAATGCCTGAAAGAGCTTGCGGAGCATCACAATGAGGTCTCCACCGGCTTTAAAGGCTGTTATCCGAAAAGACCTTTCGCGGAAACCCTGGAATCCTTCCGGGAAGGCATTCAAAGCGGGAAATCCAGGATTGCGGTTGTTGAAGAGAACGGCCGGATACTGGGGTTCTGCAAAACAGACGTTTGCGGCGCGGAGGGAAAGATCGATTACCTGATCGTGCTGAAGGAAGCCCGGGGCGGCGGATACGGCAATGACCTGATGGACTGGGCAATGAATACGCTGAAGCAAAGCGGCGTCAACAGAATTGAGGTCCGGGTAGTGGACGGAAACGACGCGATCCGGTTCTACGAAAAATACGGGTTCCGGATCAACGCGCAGATCCTGAGAATGAACGTGTAA
- a CDS encoding CatA-like O-acetyltransferase, producing the protein MIFTPIDLQTWPRGQMFWYFSQMAPTGWSITVDVDVTGLRTALKAKGYRFFPVYLWLVTKCLNEQIEFKVARKDDIIGYYDTLTPLYASFHEDDKTFSLMWTEFDNDLSVFHRQYCDNQQRYARNHGVLCQPGTPPENAYTVSTLPWISFRHFAVHSYENKPYYFPSVEAGKIRTVGDCELLPLSLTCHHATTDGWHVRLFLTRLQQEIDALK; encoded by the coding sequence ATGATCTTTACACCGATTGATCTGCAGACCTGGCCCCGTGGCCAGATGTTCTGGTATTTCAGTCAGATGGCTCCCACCGGCTGGTCTATCACCGTGGACGTGGATGTGACCGGTCTGCGCACCGCGCTGAAAGCAAAAGGATACCGTTTTTTCCCCGTTTACTTGTGGCTCGTCACAAAATGCCTGAACGAACAGATCGAATTCAAAGTGGCCCGTAAAGACGACATCATCGGCTACTACGATACGCTGACGCCCCTTTACGCTTCCTTTCATGAGGATGACAAGACCTTTTCCCTCATGTGGACGGAATTCGACAATGATCTCAGCGTCTTCCACCGGCAGTACTGCGATAATCAGCAGCGTTATGCCCGGAATCATGGCGTACTTTGCCAGCCCGGAACCCCGCCGGAAAATGCCTACACTGTTTCAACACTTCCCTGGATCAGTTTCCGTCACTTTGCAGTCCACTCCTATGAAAACAAGCCTTATTACTTCCCTTCTGTCGAAGCCGGTAAAATCCGTACAGTGGGAGATTGTGAGCTTCTGCCCCTTTCCCTGACCTGCCATCATGCCACAACGGACGGCTGGCACGTCCGGCTCTTCCTCACTCGTCTTCAGCAGGAAATTGACGCATTGAAATAA
- a CDS encoding effector binding domain-containing protein — MLTVSEVSRTYGVSARMLRHYEKLGLIGSDRKEGYAYRVYRPEDIQRLRQILVLRKLRLSLKEIGAILNDPGPATAISVFEKNLAEMDEELKSLGAVRDVIGEFCNALKQRRALPAGEIILQDSRLLALADELSPSSTLIQEERKSIMDNLKQADQGSREMRDIRIVHLPESDVAAAHAAGDEPEDRAGRMIAEFARKTKLWEKHPGLRLYGFNHPGIVDGTEIHGYEFWITIPEGMEVPAPLVKRHFAGGTYAAHMIQMGNFEEWGPFYETVEKSDEYAYAGSGNPENMFGNLEEHLNYHDHIMETTDGEPVTQQLDLLIPVRRK; from the coding sequence ATGCTGACTGTTTCCGAAGTATCCAGGACATACGGCGTTTCAGCAAGAATGCTGCGCCATTATGAAAAGCTGGGGCTGATCGGCAGCGACCGGAAAGAGGGGTATGCCTATCGCGTGTATCGTCCGGAAGATATACAGCGCCTGCGGCAGATCCTGGTACTGAGGAAACTGCGTCTTTCCCTGAAAGAGATTGGCGCGATCCTGAATGATCCCGGCCCGGCAACAGCGATCAGCGTGTTTGAAAAGAACCTGGCGGAAATGGATGAAGAGCTCAAATCACTGGGCGCTGTCCGTGACGTGATCGGGGAATTCTGTAACGCGCTGAAGCAGCGCCGTGCACTGCCTGCCGGGGAAATCATCCTGCAGGACAGCCGGCTGTTAGCCCTTGCGGATGAGCTTTCTCCCTCTTCAACACTGATACAGGAAGAGAGGAAGAGCATCATGGATAACCTGAAACAGGCCGACCAGGGCAGCAGGGAAATGAGAGATATTCGCATCGTGCACCTGCCGGAGAGCGACGTTGCTGCGGCACATGCAGCGGGCGACGAACCGGAAGACCGGGCGGGACGGATGATCGCTGAGTTTGCCCGAAAAACAAAGCTGTGGGAAAAGCATCCCGGGCTGCGGCTGTATGGTTTCAACCATCCGGGCATTGTGGATGGAACAGAAATTCACGGGTACGAGTTCTGGATCACGATCCCGGAAGGAATGGAAGTGCCTGCTCCGCTGGTAAAGAGGCACTTTGCCGGAGGCACCTATGCCGCGCATATGATCCAGATGGGGAACTTTGAAGAATGGGGACCCTTTTACGAAACGGTTGAAAAAAGCGACGAGTATGCGTACGCCGGCAGCGGAAACCCGGAAAACATGTTCGGAAACCTGGAAGAACACCTGAATTATCATGACCACATTATGGAAACAACAGACGGGGAACCGGTGACGCAGCAGCTGGATCTCCTGATTCCCGTCAGGCGTAAGTAA
- a CDS encoding NUDIX domain-containing protein, with protein sequence MDKWVETKQLQVHFVSAAGLVYKDGEVLLIRSARRGWEFPGGVVEQGEAILDGLKREICEESGIIAEPRCLAGVYQRLTMKEGYGPLEGIMIPPNVSILFICDYVSGELHTSDESLEAGWFTPEEAKEMVTLPHFKTALTTMLEYNGKVRFSALENAEDGGMKTVRDQYVGL encoded by the coding sequence ATGGATAAATGGGTGGAAACAAAACAGCTTCAGGTACACTTTGTATCGGCTGCGGGTCTGGTATATAAAGACGGGGAGGTGCTGCTGATCAGATCCGCGAGAAGGGGCTGGGAGTTTCCCGGCGGCGTTGTTGAACAGGGCGAAGCAATCCTGGACGGCCTGAAACGGGAAATCTGCGAAGAAAGCGGGATCATCGCTGAACCGCGGTGCCTGGCCGGTGTCTATCAGAGGCTGACCATGAAAGAGGGATACGGACCGCTGGAAGGGATAATGATCCCGCCAAACGTGAGCATATTATTTATATGCGACTATGTGAGCGGAGAACTTCACACCTCCGATGAGAGCCTGGAAGCCGGATGGTTTACACCGGAGGAGGCAAAAGAGATGGTGACGCTGCCTCACTTTAAAACGGCGCTCACAACGATGCTGGAGTATAACGGAAAAGTACGGTTCAGCGCGCTGGAAAATGCTGAAGATGGGGGCATGAAGACGGTTAGGGACCAGTATGTCGGACTGTGA
- a CDS encoding metallophosphoesterase family protein, producing the protein MKIVLLADLHGNMVATEAMERELERIEPDDIWFLGDAVGKGPESDKTCDWVRTHCKHWIAGNWDRSMSMYPDYNAFYIRQIGQERIAWLDSLPLEDELEISGFRFRLVHGRFLDPLYLSFDPDEKLREGFRFHDGRPEANGMICADSHRPFIRPLEGGYALNTGSVGNNLSLTRAHALLLEGEAGPDPAPLGITILSVPYDSHKAAERADLYPELPNKEAYQKEVLTGRYSR; encoded by the coding sequence ATGAAAATTGTGCTTTTGGCGGATCTCCACGGCAACATGGTTGCCACGGAGGCCATGGAACGGGAGCTGGAGCGGATCGAACCGGATGATATCTGGTTCCTGGGAGACGCGGTGGGCAAAGGGCCGGAAAGCGACAAAACCTGTGACTGGGTCAGGACCCACTGCAAACACTGGATTGCCGGGAACTGGGACCGGTCCATGAGCATGTATCCGGATTACAATGCCTTTTATATCAGGCAGATCGGGCAGGAACGCATAGCCTGGCTGGATTCGCTGCCCCTGGAAGATGAGCTGGAAATCAGCGGGTTCCGTTTCCGCCTGGTGCACGGGCGTTTCCTGGACCCGCTGTACCTGAGTTTTGATCCGGATGAAAAGCTTCGGGAAGGCTTCCGCTTTCATGACGGCAGGCCGGAGGCGAACGGCATGATCTGCGCGGACAGCCACAGGCCTTTTATCCGGCCACTGGAAGGGGGATACGCGCTGAATACCGGCAGCGTCGGCAACAACCTGAGCCTGACCAGGGCTCACGCGCTGCTGCTGGAGGGAGAGGCCGGGCCGGATCCCGCACCGCTGGGTATCACAATCCTGTCCGTTCCCTACGACAGCCATAAAGCAGCTGAGCGGGCGGATCTGTATCCTGAGCTGCCCAATAAGGAGGCCTATCAGAAGGAAGTGTTGACGGGTCGGTATTCCCGGTAA
- a CDS encoding NUDIX hydrolase, whose amino-acid sequence MEVRFYDSVDDALLKFAVILAKAEGKWVFCKHKERDTYEIPGGHREPGEAIADTAVRELQEETGAKDFAIKPVCAYSVTGKNRVNDTGEEMYGMLYYADISGFDQELHSEMEKVCLFDELPEALTYPEIQPKLVQEAGRRGYV is encoded by the coding sequence GTGGAAGTCAGGTTCTATGATTCGGTGGATGACGCGCTGCTGAAGTTTGCGGTGATTTTAGCCAAAGCTGAGGGGAAATGGGTATTCTGCAAGCATAAAGAAAGGGACACTTATGAAATACCCGGCGGGCACAGGGAACCCGGGGAGGCCATTGCCGATACGGCGGTCAGGGAACTGCAGGAAGAAACCGGGGCAAAGGACTTTGCCATCAAGCCTGTCTGCGCATACTCCGTGACCGGGAAAAACCGGGTCAATGATACCGGCGAGGAAATGTACGGCATGCTGTACTACGCTGATATTTCCGGATTTGATCAGGAACTGCACAGCGAAATGGAAAAGGTCTGCCTGTTTGATGAACTTCCGGAAGCACTGACCTATCCTGAGATCCAGCCCAAACTTGTTCAGGAGGCCGGGCGGAGAGGATATGTGTGA
- a CDS encoding MGMT family protein yields the protein MGKTLNTDLVYEVLSVVEEIPEGCVATYGQIARLTGRDRNARLVGKILSMSEYYGQYPCHRVVNHAGRTAPAFRTQRERLEEEGVEFKDNGCVDLKKYQWDC from the coding sequence ATGGGTAAAACGCTGAATACGGATCTGGTCTATGAGGTGCTTTCTGTCGTGGAAGAAATTCCGGAAGGCTGTGTGGCGACCTATGGCCAGATAGCCCGGCTGACGGGCAGGGACAGGAACGCGAGACTGGTGGGAAAAATCCTGAGCATGTCGGAGTACTACGGACAATACCCCTGCCACAGGGTGGTGAACCACGCGGGAAGGACGGCCCCGGCCTTTCGCACGCAAAGGGAACGGCTGGAGGAAGAAGGGGTTGAGTTCAAGGACAACGGCTGCGTGGACCTGAAAAAATACCAGTGGGACTGCTGA
- a CDS encoding XRE family transcriptional regulator, producing the protein MTLLPDLSDVLRVSLNELLGKEENKARIVPVGERKDTNDLILKVRANLADGDKVTVNLPMGLVKAGMMMNMKMPQISGSEALQKVDFEEIIRLVDQGMVGELVTVESPDGDNVRVFVE; encoded by the coding sequence ATGACACTACTCCCGGATCTTTCCGACGTGCTCAGGGTAAGCCTGAATGAGCTGCTGGGCAAGGAAGAAAACAAAGCCAGGATTGTCCCTGTCGGGGAACGCAAGGACACCAATGACCTGATCCTTAAGGTGCGCGCCAATCTGGCGGATGGAGACAAGGTGACGGTCAATCTTCCGATGGGACTTGTCAAGGCCGGAATGATGATGAACATGAAGATGCCCCAGATCAGCGGGAGTGAAGCACTGCAGAAGGTGGACTTCGAGGAGATCATCCGGCTGGTGGATCAAGGTATGGTAGGGGAACTCGTTACTGTGGAGAGTCCAGACGGCGACAACGTGCGCGTGTTCGTGGAGTAA